One Brienomyrus brachyistius isolate T26 unplaced genomic scaffold, BBRACH_0.4 scaffold54, whole genome shotgun sequence DNA segment encodes these proteins:
- the LOC125724026 gene encoding macrophage mannose receptor 1-like, translating to MRHFPLVVLFCLVHIFHLTFQLDSSSFLIYNLDHNKCVVALSANSIQVMACNPSNSAQQFRWASGSRMLSISQKLCLGAQSLKDWVKVLLYPCDEKSNLQQWECKNETLFGVVGADLHFNYGNFNEKNMMIYKGSGSWSRWQIYGTQENLCSRGYEEIFSIGGNGLGSPCQFPFRFEQKWYAECTLAGRSDGLLWCSMDTDYDKEKKWGFCPTKSNAGWDSDPVTGVLYQRNMQATLTWHQARKSCQQQGADLLSVVELHEQTYIAGLTNTLGSLLWIGLNSLDFGSGWQWSNGNPFRYLNWAPGHPSSVPGMNCAALNSGKASKWEGISCSQKLGYICRKGNSTSLTPLPSVTEQPGFCSSHWVPYAGRCYYIQRTKKMWKDALAECHKEGGDLASLHNIEEHSFVISQLGYLESDELWIGLNDQRTPMLFEWSDRSHVTFTNWKVGEPSHGVSLQEDCVLIKGKEGKWADHLCEKEFGYICKKKASTKQTGTSVTVAEGCKPGWTRFGAYCYYVSSEKKTFDEAKVMCQNSNSYLIDVINRYENAYLVSLVGLRPEKYFWLGLSNTADRHTFVWTNTKNVKFTHFNVGMPDRKQGCVAMTTGMLAGLWDVISCSTQQKYICKHMAEGIISTVAPPTTPPLTCPLQWRSLGSRNYCYKVYNKNTKQKKTWFESRDFCRAIGGDLLSIHSSNELDGNIMGPMSENAWIGINALNVNGGFSWSDGSVVSYENWGYGEPNNYNDVELCGEVSFYYGKPWNDRHCEVYNSWICQIRKGVTPKPEPTNIVPEYNVTKDGWIEYNNTQYYINKQKLAADDARAYCKRNFGDLVVITGESERKFLWKKISRENEDQYYIGLTVDLDKTFQWVDGSPVSYVAWENNEPNFANNDENCVTMYKGMGFWNDINCGVTLPSICKRNIDVPVNATAAPTEAAKGGCPPDWNFFQGKCYKFLGESQSDLKSWRDARSYCINLGGNLVSILNEKEQAYLTIRGGGISSNTWIGLNDINWEMRFLWTDGRGVYYTNWAKGQPISMPDRGNIFMEDDEYDCVVLVGGSTIHAGLWKVEGCSAKRGFICKRNIDPQINIPATTVLPKTYQKLGNDSYKVVAQAMNWDESRRQCKADDAELASILNPIAQAYMSMFLYQHKKSMWIGLNTNETNGYFRWTDNWRMRYSNWAPGEPRNNIGCVYIDVDGKWKTASCSESHYSLCKHSPEIAPTDAPQLPGNCPEPKRRRTWVPFRGHCYAFMLMMENWAHASIDCMRMGGTLLSIEDPLEAKFIKDNLDILQDGTKAFWIGLYKTHGGDWLWIDNSVVDYSEWLVGEPSETNEDCVEILSDTGKWNNNNCNRYKSYICKMPKVIPPTQKPQTVIQPEEPPQSFAGVAVAVVIVILTLVGVAGYFLYKRRPILQECTFDNTLYFNSDPSRSTSIDTKGLVDNIEQNERAITI from the exons ATGAGACACTTTCCACTGGTCGTACTCTTCTGCCTTGTCCACATTTTCCACCTCACTTTTCAATTAG ATAGCAGCTCCTTCCTGATTTACAACTTGGACCACAACAAGTGTGTGGTGGCCCTCAGCGCCAACTCCATCCAGGTCATGGCCTGCAACCCGTCCAACAGTGCTCAGCAATTTCGCTGGGCCTCGGGATCACGGATGCTCAGCATCTCGCAGAAGCTCTGCCTGGGTGCCCAGAGCCTCAAAGACTGGGTCAAGGTGCTGCTGTACCCTTGCGATGAGAAGAGCAACTTGCAACAGTGGGAGTGCAAGAACGAGACCCTGTTCGGCGTGGTGGGAGCCGACCTCCACTTCAACTACGGCAACTTCAACGAGAAGAACATGATGATCTACAAAGGCTCAGGTTCCTGGAGCCGTTGGCAGATCTACGGCACCCAGGAGAACCTCTGCTCTAGGGGCTATGAAG AGATCTTCTCCATCGGTGGCAATGGATTGGGAAGTCCCTGCCAGTTCCCTTTTAGGTTCGAACAGAAATGGTATGCTGAGTGCACCCTGGCTGGTAGGTCAGATGGCCTCCTTTGGTGCTCCATGGACACTGACTATGATAAAGAAAAGAAGTGGGGATTCTGTCCAACCAAAT CCAACGCTGGCTGGGACAGCGACCCGGTTACGGGGGTACTGTACCAGAGGAACATGCAGGCCACCCTGACTTGGCACCAAGCCCGCAAAAGCTGTCAGCAGCAAGGTGCAGATCTGCTGAGCGTCGTGGAGCTGCACGAACAGACCTACATCGCAG GACTTACAAACACTTTGGGTTCATTGCTGTGGATTGGCCTGAACAGCCTGGACTTCGGCAGCGGCTGGCAGTGGAGTAACGGCAACCCATTCCGATATTTGAACTGGGCCCCAG GCCACCCATCTTCTGTGCCTGGCATGAACTGTGCTGCCCTGAACTCTGGAAAAGCCTCCAAGTGGGAAGGTATCTCCTGTTCCCAGAAGCTGGGGTACATTTGCCGGAAAGGGAACTCCACCAGCCTCACTCCTTTGCCCTCTG TGACGGAGCAGCCCGGCTTTTGCTCAAGTCACTGGGTGCCATACGCCGGCCGCTGTTACTACATCCAGCGCACAAAGAAGATGTGGAAAGATGCCCTGGCCGAGTGCCATAAGGAGGGCGGAGATCTGGCCAGCCTCCACAACATCGAAGAGCATAGCTTCGTCATCTCCCAGCTCGGCTACC TGGAGAGTGATGAGCTGTGGATTGGGTTGAATGACCAGCGGACCCCCATGCTGTTCGAGTGGAGCGATCGGTCACATGTGACCTTCACCAACTGGAAAGTGGGTGAGCCAAGCCATGGGGTCAGCCTGCAGGAGGACTGTGTGCTCATCAAGGGAAAG GAAGGAAAGTGGGCAGACCACCTGTGCGAGAAGGAGTTTGGATATATCTGTAAGAAGAAAGCATCTACCAAGCAAACAGGCACCTCTGTGACTGTGGCCGAGGGCTGCAAGCCT GGATGGACCAGATTTGGTGCTTACTGCTACTACGTTAGCTCAGAGAAGAAAACCTTCGATGAGGCAAAAGTGATGTGCCAGAACAGTAATTCATACCTGATCGACGTCATCAATAG ATACGAAAATGCCTACCTCGTCAGCTTAGTGGGACTGAGGCCGGAGAAGTACTTCTGGCTCGGCCTGTCGAACACCGCCGACCGCCACACTTTCGTGTGGACCAACACAAAGAATGTGAAGTTCACTCACTTTAACGTGGGGATGCCAG ACAGAAAACAGGGCTGTGTCGCCATGACGACCGGAATGCTCGCCGGCCTGTGGGATGTGATCAGTTGCTCCACCCAGCAGAAATACATATGCAAGCATATGGCAGAGGGGATCATCTCCACGgtggccccgcccaccacacCGCCGCTCACCTGCCCATTGCAGTGGAGATCCCTGGGAAGCAGAAACTACTGCTATAAG GTCTACAATAAGAACACGAAGCAGAAGAAGACCTGGTTCGAGTCTCGGGATTTCTGCAGGGCCATCGGGGGCGACCTGCTCAGCATTCACAGCAGCAACGAGCTTGACGGCAACATCAT GGGCCCCATGTCAGAAAATGCCTGGATCGGCATCAATGCTCTCAATGTCAACGGAGGCTTCTCATGGAGCGACGGATCGGTG GTTTCATACGAAAACTGGGGATATGGAGAACCGAACAACTACAACGATGTGGAATTGTGTGGAGAAGTCAGCTTTTACTACGGAAAGCCATGGAACGACCGCCACTGTGAAGTCTATAACAGCTGGATATGCCAGATCCGCAAAG GTGTCACCCCAAAACCAGAGCCAACAAACATCGTTCCTG AATACAATGTGACCAAGGATGGCTGGATCGAGTACAATAACACCCAGTATTACATCAACAAACAGAAGCTAGCTGCAGATGATGCCAGAGCCTACTGTAAGAGGAACTTTGGTGACCTGGTGGTTATCACCGGGGAAAGTGAGCGAAAGTTCCTATGGAAAAAG ATATCCCGCGAAAATGAAGACCAGTATTATATCGGCTTGACTGTGGACCTGGATAAAACCTTTCA GTGGGTGGATGGAAGCCCCGTGTCGTACGTGGCCTGGGAGAACAACGAACCTAACTTTGCCAACAACGACGAGAACTGTGTGACCATGTACAAGGGCATGG GCTTCTGGAATGACATCAACTGTGGTGTCACCCTACCCTCAATCTGTAAGAGAAACATAGACGTTCCCGTTAATGCCACTGCCGCCCCCACCGAAGCGGCTAAAGGAGGCTGCCCCCCAGACTGGAATTTCTTCCAAGGAAAG TGCTACAAGTTCCTCGGTGAATCTCAATCAGACCTGAAATCTTGGCGAGATGCTAGATCCTACTGCATCAACCTGGGAGGAAACTTAGTGTCCATCCTGAATGAAAAGGAACAAG CATACCTGACCATCAGAGGGGGTGGCATCTCCTCCAACACATGGATCGGCCTCAACGACATCAACTGGGAGATGCGCTTCCTGTGGACAGACGGCAGGGGCGTCTACTACACCAACTGGGCCAAAGGCCAGCCCATATCCATGCCGGATCGCGGCAACATATTCATGGAGGACGAT GAGTATGACTGTGTGGTTTTGGTCGGAGGCTCCACAATCCATGCCGGACTTTGGAAAGTCGAAGGTTGCTCAGCTAAGCGCGGATTCATCTGCAAGAGGAATATTG ACCCTCAGATAAATATCCCAGCAACTACCGTGCTTCCCAAGACCTATCAGAAGCTGGGCAATGACTCCTACAAGGTGGTGGCCCAGGCGATGAACTGGGATGAGTCCAGAAGGCAGTGCAAAGCGGACGATGCAGAGCTGGCGAGCATCTTGAACCCTATCGCCCAGGCTTACATGTCAATGTTCCTCTACCAGCACAAGAAGTCAATGTGGATTGGCCTCAACACCAACGAG ACTAACGGGTATTTCCGCTGGACTGACAACTGGCGGATGCGGTACTCCAACTGGGCACCAGGGGAACCACGCAACAACATAGGATGCGTGTACATCGACGTCGACGGCAAGTGGAAGACGGCCTCCTGCAGCGAGAGCCACTACTCCCTGTGCAAGCATTCACCCG AAATCGCTCCCACCGATGCTCCTCAGCTCCCGGGAAACTGCCCCGAGCCAAAGAGGCGCAGGACGTGGGTGCCATTCAGGGGCCACTGCTACGCCTTCATGCTCATGATGGAGAACTGGGCTCACGCCTCCATCGACTGCATGCGCATGG GAGGCACCTTGCTTAGCATCGAAGATCCATTGGAGGCCAAATTCATAAAAGACAACTTGGACATATTGCAGGACGGAACAAAAGCCTTCTGGATTGGCCTGTACAAAACCCACGGAG GGGACTGGTTGTGGATCGACAACAGTGTGGTGGACTACTCTGAATGGCTTGTCGGCGAGCCCTCTGAAACCAACGAAGATTGTGTCGAGATTTTGTCGGACACGGGCAAATGGAACAACAACAACTGCAACCGCTACAAGTCGTACATTTGCAAGATGCCCA